One stretch of Gopherus flavomarginatus isolate rGopFla2 chromosome 2, rGopFla2.mat.asm, whole genome shotgun sequence DNA includes these proteins:
- the GATAD1 gene encoding GATA zinc finger domain-containing protein 1 isoform X2 gives MPLGLKPTCSVCRSTSSSMWKKGGQGEILCNNCTGRAGPPGPGPFATTSAAAQHSNGGGGKQSKQEIHRRSARLRNTKYKSAPAAEKKVSTKGKGRRHIFKLKNPIKAPESVSTIITAESIFHKGVYYQIGDVVSVVDEQDGKTYYAQIRGFIQDQYCEKSAALTWLIPTVASPKDCFDPASYIIVPTRPEKGYIWTHVGPTPAISIKETVTNNL, from the exons ATGccgctggggctgaagcccacgTGCAGCGTGTGCcgcagcacctcctcctccatgTGGAAGAAGGGCGGCCAGGGCGAGATCCTCTGCAACAACTGCACGGGCCGCGCCGGGCCGCCCGGGCCCGGCCCCTTCGCCACCACCTCGGCCGCCGCCCAGCACAGCAACGGGGGCGGCGGCAAGCAG AGCAAGCAGGAGATCCACAGGAGGTCAGCTCGGCTGCGGAACACAAAGTACAAATCTGCCCCGGCTGCGGAAAAGAAAGTTTCCACTAAAGGCAAAGGGAGAAGACACATCTTCAAGTTAAAAAAT CCCATAAAGGCTCCTGAGTCTGTATCCACTATAATTACAGCAGAATCCATCTTTCATAAG GGAGTGTACTATCAAATTGGAGATGTTGTTTCAGTGGTTGATGAGCAGGATGGAAAAACATACTATGCTCAGATTAGGGGGTTTATTCAGGACCAATACTGTGAAAAGAGTGCAGCTTTAACATGGCTCATTCCTACTGTAGCCAGTCCCAAAGACTGTTTTGACCCTGCATCCTATATCATAG TTCCTACTAGACCAGAAAAAGGCTATATCTGGACTCATGTCGGACCCACTCCTGCAATCTCCATCAAGGAAACTGTTACCAACAATTTATAA
- the GATAD1 gene encoding GATA zinc finger domain-containing protein 1 isoform X1: MPLGLKPTCSVCRSTSSSMWKKGGQGEILCNNCTGRAGPPGPGPFATTSAAAQHSNGGGGKQSKQEIHRRSARLRNTKYKSAPAAEKKVSTKGKGRRHIFKLKNPIKAPESVSTIITAESIFHKGVYYQIGDVVSVVDEQDGKTYYAQIRGFIQDQYCEKSAALTWLIPTVASPKDCFDPASYIIGPEEDLPRKMEYIEFVCHAPSEYFKSRSSPFPTVPTRPEKGYIWTHVGPTPAISIKETVTNNL; this comes from the exons ATGccgctggggctgaagcccacgTGCAGCGTGTGCcgcagcacctcctcctccatgTGGAAGAAGGGCGGCCAGGGCGAGATCCTCTGCAACAACTGCACGGGCCGCGCCGGGCCGCCCGGGCCCGGCCCCTTCGCCACCACCTCGGCCGCCGCCCAGCACAGCAACGGGGGCGGCGGCAAGCAG AGCAAGCAGGAGATCCACAGGAGGTCAGCTCGGCTGCGGAACACAAAGTACAAATCTGCCCCGGCTGCGGAAAAGAAAGTTTCCACTAAAGGCAAAGGGAGAAGACACATCTTCAAGTTAAAAAAT CCCATAAAGGCTCCTGAGTCTGTATCCACTATAATTACAGCAGAATCCATCTTTCATAAG GGAGTGTACTATCAAATTGGAGATGTTGTTTCAGTGGTTGATGAGCAGGATGGAAAAACATACTATGCTCAGATTAGGGGGTTTATTCAGGACCAATACTGTGAAAAGAGTGCAGCTTTAACATGGCTCATTCCTACTGTAGCCAGTCCCAAAGACTGTTTTGACCCTGCATCCTATATCATAG GACCAGAAGAAGATCTTCCAAGGAAAATGGAATACATAGAGTTTGTTTGTCATGCACCTTCAGAATATTTCAAATCTCGatcttctcccttccccacagTTCCTACTAGACCAGAAAAAGGCTATATCTGGACTCATGTCGGACCCACTCCTGCAATCTCCATCAAGGAAACTGTTACCAACAATTTATAA